CGCTCGTATAGAATTTCTTCCCATCTAATTTAACATCGACGTACGAGCTGTCGTTGGAACATTTCATGTCCACGAACATGCGCATCGGACAACCGCCATACGTAATGCCATAAAGAGGTTCTTCCCGAAACAGGTCTTTAACAGCACCGCAAGACTGGAGGGCACTTTCCCATCTCGATATAATTTTTTCGGATAAAGTTGTATCTGACTTTAAATACTTTTTATAATCATCACAGGATAGACTTTCTGTACTACCGCAAGATACCATTCCCATATAAGAACTTTTATAGCAAGTCACCGAAGGATCTCTCGCCAAGACATAGTCTGCAGTTCCAGAAGAGCTTTGGGCTTTTAGGCTACTCGAAGAAAGAGATGCGCTAGACGAGCTTCCAACTTCTGCCGAACTTGCTGCGGATTCTTCAGAAGAACTTTGCGGTAGAGCAATTTCAGATAAGCTTGAAGCTTGCGCTATCGTAGAACTCGAAGAATCCTCTTTTGCGTCACTTCCGCTCGCATCGGACGAAGAATCTGGATTTGCAGCTTGCATTGCGGGAAATTGCGGATTGGAATCCGTACCGCAACTCGCCCAAAAAAGTGATGCGACCGTCAAGTAACTCAGGCGCCAAAACTTGCGGATATTCATAAAATTCTCCTTTACTCTCTAAATTATAATTTATCAAAATTGATTTTTTAAAAAACATTCAATACAAACAAAAAGCGTTGACATTCCGTCAATAAGCACAACGAACACAAGTTGTCATTGTAAAAAAGAACTGTCACTTTCGCAACAGTTCTCTCCAAAATTGACTGGATCCTTCGAGGCGTTGCCTCTCAGGATGACACAAGGCTATTTACGGACTTGCACGGAGTGCTTGCTTATGGCCGGGCGACCAAGCAAGTCAAAGTATTTGAACTTTTTAATATTCGCCGCTGATCGGATTTTTCGGATTCCAATCGTCGTTTGGGGATTCACCGGAACCAAGAACAAATCTGTAACGCTGTAATGGGAATCGGTAATAAAATGAATCGTATCCCCTTTGGTCTCGTATGTAATCTTCTTGAAATTTTCATCTTCAGGATCGGTACCATCATAGCAAACATTATTGTTATTCGAATCCAAATAAAGAACAGACTTGTAGCCAGAATCATCCGTAAAAAGAGTATCGTTTCGAAGGACGAAAGATCCATGAGTCGTAAAATTTTCCCCTTCATCAACACTCGTATATTCAAAACTTATCGAGTCTGTACCGGCAAAATATTTGACACTGCTATAAAATTCTCCATTATTCTTTACGACGATTTTTTTCAAGCCATCTTCTGTTGTCGTTTCTTGTGTGAAGTTAAATACTTTCTTAACCGTTTTATTTTCATTCGCCATAACAATGCTATCAGGGAGATAATTTCCAGGCGTGTAATACTGTTTCTTGAACCACGGTTCGGATTCCATTCCTTCCTTAGGGGTTCTATAGAGACTATCAAGAACATAGTCTCCAGGAATATCAGCTTCCAAAATTATAGTCTTGAAATAAGCCTCAACACAATTGAGAGCGTTAGCGTAAATGGAAAGAGCGGCAAGAAAAAAGAGGGTCTTTTTAATCATAGTTATTTCGAGGGTTAAATATTGTACAAAATATACTCATTTTTCACATAAAAAAAGAACCGCTGCCAAAGCAACAGTTCTTTAAAGGAGATTCCCGCTCAGTGGCGGGAATGACATGCAAGACAAGCCACTCTTTCGTCTCTCGTCTGTAGCGAGCGACGCGAGCGTTCTCTCGTCTAATTATTGACGCTTACGCCTTCGGCTTCGGCGTCCGTCCTGCGGCTCGGTTATGGGATTGCAAGCAATCCCGCATCACTCGCCTTACGGACTATTCTGCGTCCATGTCAGCTTCGTCGATTTCGGCGTTGTGGTAGACTTCCTGAACGTCGTCGTGATCTTCGAACTTGTCGATGAGCTTGAGGAGCTTCACGGCGTCGTCGTGACCGAGCTTGACCGGGTCATTCGGGACGTAGCTGAGTTCAGCGCTCATCATTTCGATGCCTGCATTTTCGAGAGCCTTGGAAACAGCGTCGAAAGCTTCCGGAGAAGTGGAGATTTCATGAACGCCATCTTCGGTGCTCATGTCTTCGGCACCAGCTTCGAGGACGAGGTCCATGATCTGGTCTTCCGGATACTTTTCAGCATCGACGACAATCACGCCCTTGTAGGTGAATGCCCAAGAAACGGACCCGGATTCGCCCATGGAACCGTTGTTCTTGTTGAAGATGTTACGGATTTCAGCAACCGTACGGACCTTGTTGTCGGTCATGCACTGCACCATGATAGCAATGCCTGCCGGGCCGCGTCCTTCGTACAGCGGTTCCGTCATTTCGGTACCGGAGTTAGCACCCGTACCCTTGGCAATAGCACTTTCAATGTTCTTGGTCGGCAAGCTCTGGCTCTTGGACTTGAGAATTGCAGCACGGAGACGCGGGTTAGCGTCAGGATTGCCGCCGCCGAGCTTAGCAGCGATGGAGATTTCCTTAATCAGCTTGTTCCAAGCCTTGGCACGAGCGACGTCGGTTTTGGCTTTCTTGCGTTTGGTGGTGGCCCATTTGGAGTGACCGGACATAATTTACCTCTACTTGAGTTTTGTAATAAAATTTAGTAACTATTTTCCATTCATCTTGCAGCGGCGTTTCTGCTTGGCAGTGAGCTTGCGGCTAGAGCAATCAAGGTCATCGTGCTTTTTAGACTTGAACTTTGCCTTTTCAGCTCTTTCACGAGTCCTGCGGTCGGCCTCTTCCTGAGCCTTGCGCTCAGCTTCAGCAGCCTTAGCCGCTTGGCGCTTCTGCTGCATATCGATAAGCTTTGTCTTATCTATAGGAACAGCGGACGCCTTAGTAATTTCTCGTTCGTACTTACCGCTCCAGATTTTACCGAGAAGCGAACCAGACTGGAGAGCATCATCCAAGATGCTCTGTGCCCAGCCATCGTTTGCAGGCGGCAAAAGCTTGAACGACAAGTTGCGAATTCTAGTCGGTTCTTCGTCGTAATAAAGCATCATATCGAAGAAGCCCACGTTGTATTCTTCGCCATCGGAACCGGCAGCAATCTTGTCCGGAATATAGGCAAGCACAGCGTAAAGCGCTCTATCGAAAAGAGCTGTTATAAGGACATCGGAATCTCCACCGGGAGCCTGCACTTCGCCTTCCGCAAGGAATGCCCACGGAGCCACATCGACTCGGAGCCTAAACTTGTGGAAACCCTTCTCAGCCTTTTTCAGCTTGATCAAGGCGCCAGAGAAAGCCTGGAATTCCGGCTTAATGGAGCCTTCCTGCGCGAACACCATGGCACACGCAAGGAAGATGACCGTTAGAATTTTTTTCATTTCCCTAACCCAATTCGCTTAATTTGTCCTTAGTTCTTGAAGAACAAAGCCTTTGCAGCTTCGAACATCGGATCCTTTTCATCCGGGTTACGGCATTCCGTATAAATACGGACCTTCGGTTCCGTACCGGACGGACGCACGAGCATCCAGGAATCGTCGTCGAAGATGACCTTCACGCCGTCGAGCGTGAGGAGCTGCTTCACGGTCTTTTCGTTGTTGCCAACCATGACCTTTGCACCCGGCTTAGCGATATCGGCAATGGCGTTGACCTTGGCCTTGAGCGGTTCGCCAACGAGGGACTTGTCGACTTCGAAACCAGAACGGGTCGGGTAGAAGCGGCCGTATTCTTCATACAAAGCGTCGAGGTATTCGCCGAGGTTCTTGCCAGTTGTCGCAAGAATTTCGAGAGCGATGAGGAGGCCGAACTGGGCGTCCTTTTCGAGCGTGTTGTTGAGTCCGGAGATACCGTCAGATTCTTCGAATGCAACGAGAGCCTTCTGCTTGGCATTGCGGCTGAGCCACGGGCGGAAGTTCTTGAAGCCCACCGGAGTTTCCATGACAGGAACGCCGAGCTTTTCAGCAATGATGTTCACGAAGTTGGAAGTTGCAACGGACTTAGCCACGCAGCCCTGTTCCTTGCGCCAGGTTGCCATGTAGTGGAAAGCGATTGCACCGAACTGGTTCATGTCGATTTCGCGAGTGCCGTCGTAGAAACGGATACGGTCGCCATCCGGGTCAAAGATTGCACCGAGACGGAACCAGGACTTGCTTTCGTCGAGGACCTTGCGGACCTTTTCGAGGTTCTTGCTGGACGGTTCCGGAGCGATACCGCCGAACAAAGAATCATCTTCGTTGCGGAGCGTGATGAGGCATTCCGGATTGTCGAGGAGAGCAGCCGGACGGCGGCGGGTAGAACCGTGAACATGGTCGCACACAAGCGTGAGGCGGCCCTTCTTGATGAATTCCTTGATGCGG
This is a stretch of genomic DNA from Fibrobacter sp. UWB4. It encodes these proteins:
- a CDS encoding YebC/PmpR family DNA-binding transcriptional regulator translates to MSGHSKWATTKRKKAKTDVARAKAWNKLIKEISIAAKLGGGNPDANPRLRAAILKSKSQSLPTKNIESAIAKGTGANSGTEMTEPLYEGRGPAGIAIMVQCMTDNKVRTVAEIRNIFNKNNGSMGESGSVSWAFTYKGVIVVDAEKYPEDQIMDLVLEAGAEDMSTEDGVHEISTSPEAFDAVSKALENAGIEMMSAELSYVPNDPVKLGHDDAVKLLKLIDKFEDHDDVQEVYHNAEIDEADMDAE
- a CDS encoding phosphomannomutase; protein product: MENITQIWKKIQSPEFNPATDMNLVETVKQVALTSQEPAKVSFGTSGWRGEIGSEFTLRNLQVVGAAIVRLYKEATPELFAALGVKDFAELQKRGVVVGHDNRLLGHEFCEAVADQFAKAGVKVYYGGEMPTPEFSAAIEMLGAACSINMTPSHNPSHYNGIKFNPADGGPAGPEITNVITKLSNEMMATWKFEPVSKVDWEIIDSLKIYKEFLVKQGTIKFDRIKEFIKKGRLTLVCDHVHGSTRRRPAALLDNPECLITLRNEDDSLFGGIAPEPSSKNLEKVRKVLDESKSWFRLGAIFDPDGDRIRFYDGTREIDMNQFGAIAFHYMATWRKEQGCVAKSVATSNFVNIIAEKLGVPVMETPVGFKNFRPWLSRNAKQKALVAFEESDGISGLNNTLEKDAQFGLLIALEILATTGKNLGEYLDALYEEYGRFYPTRSGFEVDKSLVGEPLKAKVNAIADIAKPGAKVMVGNNEKTVKQLLTLDGVKVIFDDDSWMLVRPSGTEPKVRIYTECRNPDEKDPMFEAAKALFFKN